From Spirosoma aerolatum, one genomic window encodes:
- a CDS encoding MBL fold metallo-hydrolase RNA specificity domain-containing protein: MTIQFFGAARTVTGSKHLLTTVNGKQILLDCGLFQGINTDELNQEFGFDPKQVDYMVLSHAHIDHTGLIPRLVRQGFSGPIYTTSSTIDLCKIMLMDSARIQVRDLERVNERRKRRGDPELEALYDEDDVQQALELMKPVHYNSPFVICDEVTGLLTDAGHLLGSASISLTIRENGTEKHLFFSGDIGRPDDKILRSPEPFPQADYIICESTYGDRLHETEPDMKAHLLTIVQQTCVQNRGKLIIPAFAVDRTQELIYALDQLASEGRLPKLPVYIDSPMAVQATRVMQDHEADFNPDILAYIKKDGDAFDFPNLHYITDVMDSKAINDSKEPCIIISPSGMAEAGRIKHHIKNNITKPNTTILLVGYASPTSLGGALKRGDKEVTIFGERYPVVARVAIMDSFSAHGDYKEMLHFLSCQNPAKVKAVFLVHGEYDKQLIWKKHLEEAGFSHIEIPEMKQKVVL, translated from the coding sequence ATGACCATTCAATTTTTCGGTGCGGCCCGGACCGTAACCGGCAGTAAACACTTACTCACTACAGTTAATGGCAAACAAATCTTACTCGACTGCGGTCTGTTTCAGGGCATCAATACCGACGAACTGAACCAGGAATTTGGGTTTGATCCGAAACAGGTCGATTATATGGTACTCTCGCATGCGCATATCGATCATACCGGGCTCATTCCCCGATTGGTACGCCAGGGATTCAGCGGACCTATTTACACGACCTCGTCGACCATTGACCTCTGTAAGATTATGCTGATGGATAGCGCCCGGATTCAGGTGCGGGATCTGGAGCGGGTAAACGAGCGTCGGAAACGGCGCGGTGATCCTGAACTGGAAGCCCTTTACGACGAGGACGATGTACAACAGGCACTCGAATTGATGAAGCCGGTTCACTACAATAGCCCGTTCGTGATTTGCGATGAAGTAACAGGGCTGCTAACCGATGCCGGGCACTTGCTGGGGAGCGCATCGATCAGTTTGACCATCCGGGAAAATGGTACCGAAAAACATCTGTTTTTTAGTGGCGACATTGGCCGTCCCGATGATAAAATTCTGCGGTCGCCTGAGCCTTTCCCACAGGCTGACTACATCATCTGTGAATCGACCTATGGGGACCGATTGCACGAAACGGAGCCCGATATGAAAGCACATTTACTGACTATTGTCCAGCAAACGTGTGTTCAGAATCGAGGCAAGCTTATTATTCCGGCCTTTGCCGTCGACCGTACGCAGGAGTTGATTTATGCACTCGATCAGCTAGCCAGTGAGGGCCGGCTGCCAAAACTGCCCGTTTATATTGATAGCCCCATGGCGGTACAGGCTACGCGGGTCATGCAGGACCATGAAGCGGATTTTAACCCCGACATTCTGGCGTATATCAAAAAGGATGGCGATGCTTTCGATTTTCCCAATCTGCACTACATCACCGATGTTATGGATTCGAAAGCGATTAACGATAGCAAAGAACCGTGCATCATTATCTCGCCATCGGGTATGGCCGAAGCTGGCCGAATCAAGCATCACATCAAAAACAATATTACTAAGCCCAATACAACTATTTTGCTGGTGGGTTATGCATCGCCGACTAGTTTGGGAGGAGCGCTGAAACGGGGTGATAAAGAGGTGACTATTTTTGGGGAACGTTATCCAGTTGTGGCCCGAGTAGCCATAATGGATTCATTTTCGGCACATGGCGATTACAAAGAGATGCTCCATTTTTTAAGCTGTCAGAACCCTGCCAAAGTTAAAGCCGTATTTTTGGTACATGGTGAGTACGATAAACAGCTCATCTGGAAAAAACATTTGGAGGAGGCTGGTTTCAGCCATATCGAAATTCCTGAGATGAAGCAGAAAGTGGTTTTATAG
- a CDS encoding BatD family protein: MLLAIFRIIFVLFFLNIVAIYGQVPDNVASVELSASTFPIERPFTISVIIPNSENRVTVPFPDIPGFIKTGVTTSMSPSEVNGKTITNQVITQTYQALAPGRFRIPPFSIEINGETVQSVGTILVVQPSAKSSVPLSTTLATVATTSSDAAFLDIRTSKSSVYMGEGLALTVSFFVADNYPYVLDFKGLDKQIQAISKKIRPANSWEESEPITELKPVPVLIKGKKYREIQLYQSIFFPLSNQSVQIPSVAIQLTRTRPFIGPPTAQLERVLFTSKPLTIKVKALPAHPLRGRVSVGTFRLEEALERQGIHIGQSVRYTFAITGEGNIATIPAPVLVNEGPELDIFPPEEKHAISHFGNQITGHKTFSYFIVPRQNGQILLANHFQWIYFDPKTARYDTLRSKVRLQVGSHNTQDGSQPAILADNANVRSETGQVASTDRSFYAGITAMDSTRQPISISVLIRAIANVLIIIMLLGMVFVFFKKQHTGR; the protein is encoded by the coding sequence ATGTTACTTGCAATATTCCGTATTATTTTTGTATTATTTTTTCTTAACATTGTGGCCATTTATGGCCAAGTGCCTGATAATGTTGCTTCTGTTGAATTAAGTGCTTCTACCTTTCCTATTGAACGGCCTTTTACGATATCCGTTATCATTCCGAACAGCGAAAACCGGGTAACTGTCCCTTTTCCCGACATACCAGGATTTATTAAAACAGGTGTCACAACAAGTATGTCGCCCAGTGAAGTTAATGGGAAAACGATTACAAATCAAGTTATTACGCAAACTTATCAGGCGTTAGCACCTGGCCGATTTCGGATACCTCCGTTTAGCATTGAGATTAATGGAGAAACGGTTCAATCAGTAGGTACTATTTTGGTAGTACAGCCCTCAGCAAAATCATCAGTTCCACTCAGCACAACCCTGGCTACGGTCGCTACAACCTCAAGTGATGCGGCTTTTCTGGACATTCGAACCTCTAAGTCCAGTGTTTATATGGGCGAAGGACTAGCGCTGACAGTATCGTTTTTTGTAGCAGATAATTACCCTTATGTGCTTGATTTTAAAGGTCTTGACAAGCAGATACAGGCAATTTCGAAGAAAATTCGCCCAGCCAATTCTTGGGAAGAAAGCGAGCCTATTACTGAACTGAAACCCGTTCCGGTGCTCATCAAAGGGAAAAAATATCGGGAAATTCAACTTTATCAGTCTATCTTTTTCCCCTTGTCGAATCAGTCGGTGCAAATACCTTCGGTGGCCATTCAACTGACTCGTACACGGCCCTTTATCGGCCCCCCGACGGCCCAGCTTGAGCGGGTTTTATTTACTAGTAAGCCACTGACGATAAAGGTCAAAGCCTTGCCAGCCCATCCATTGCGCGGCCGAGTATCGGTGGGGACATTTCGGTTAGAAGAAGCCCTGGAGCGGCAAGGTATTCATATAGGTCAGAGTGTTCGATACACATTTGCGATCACTGGAGAAGGTAATATTGCCACGATTCCGGCTCCTGTGCTCGTTAACGAAGGCCCCGAATTAGACATATTTCCACCGGAAGAAAAGCATGCCATCAGTCATTTTGGTAATCAGATAACGGGGCATAAAACGTTCTCTTATTTTATTGTTCCGCGCCAAAATGGACAGATTTTGTTGGCAAATCACTTTCAATGGATTTATTTCGACCCCAAAACCGCTCGTTACGATACCCTTCGTTCAAAAGTACGACTACAGGTAGGCAGCCATAATACCCAGGATGGGAGCCAGCCTGCAATCTTAGCAGACAATGCAAACGTACGTAGTGAAACGGGTCAGGTAGCCTCAACTGATCGCTCATTCTACGCCGGTATTACGGCTATGGATAGCACCCGTCAGCCAATCAGTATTTCGGTATTGATTCGGGCGATTGCCAACGTCCTGATTATCATTATGCTATTGGGAATGGTTTTCGTCTTTTTTAAAAAACAGCATACGGGCCGATAG
- the aroC gene encoding chorismate synthase: MSSTYGSLFRISTFGESHGPGIGVVIDGCPAGLAFDTEFIQHELDRRKPGQSRITTQRREADEFEVLSGVFEGKTQGTPIALLIRNTDQRSKDYGHISEQFRPSHADYTYQTKYGSRDYRGGGRSSARETAARVAAGAVAKLLLAQKGVQIKAYVSQVGTLKLQKSYQELNLDLAEDNAVRCPDPETAEQMFQYIDETRKRGDSIGGIVDCVVAGVPAGWGEPVFDKLHAELGKAMLSINAVKGFEYGSGFAGAERYGSEHNDEFYMDANGNVRTRTNHSGGIQGGISNGEDIYFRTAFKPVATIMQDQESVDVHGQSVTVSGKGRHDPCVVPRAVPIVEAMAALVLADMYLRNKAAQV; the protein is encoded by the coding sequence ATGAGCAGCACATACGGAAGCTTATTTCGAATTTCTACATTTGGTGAATCACATGGGCCTGGTATTGGGGTTGTGATTGATGGTTGTCCGGCCGGTTTAGCCTTTGATACGGAGTTTATTCAGCATGAACTGGATCGGCGAAAACCGGGCCAATCCCGTATTACCACGCAACGGCGCGAAGCCGATGAATTTGAGGTGTTATCGGGCGTTTTTGAGGGAAAAACCCAGGGCACGCCCATTGCCTTGCTCATTCGCAATACCGATCAGCGCAGTAAAGACTATGGGCATATTTCGGAACAATTCCGCCCCTCTCATGCCGATTATACGTATCAAACCAAATATGGCTCCCGTGATTATCGGGGTGGAGGGCGTTCATCGGCTCGTGAGACAGCCGCTCGTGTAGCGGCCGGAGCCGTTGCCAAACTGTTGCTGGCTCAGAAGGGCGTTCAGATCAAGGCGTATGTATCGCAGGTAGGTACATTGAAACTTCAAAAATCCTATCAGGAGCTAAATCTGGATCTGGCCGAAGACAATGCGGTTCGCTGCCCCGACCCGGAAACGGCCGAGCAAATGTTTCAGTATATTGATGAAACCCGCAAACGGGGTGATTCCATTGGTGGTATTGTCGATTGTGTGGTGGCAGGGGTTCCGGCTGGCTGGGGTGAGCCCGTTTTCGATAAGCTTCATGCCGAACTGGGGAAAGCCATGCTTAGTATTAATGCAGTAAAAGGGTTTGAATACGGTAGTGGTTTCGCTGGTGCAGAACGGTACGGGTCGGAGCACAACGATGAATTTTACATGGATGCCAACGGGAACGTTCGTACACGGACCAATCATTCCGGAGGTATTCAGGGAGGAATCAGTAATGGAGAGGATATCTATTTCCGAACGGCATTCAAGCCCGTGGCTACCATTATGCAGGACCAGGAGAGTGTGGATGTACACGGGCAATCGGTAACTGTTTCGGGCAAAGGCCGACATGACCCCTGCGTGGTACCCCGTGCGGTTCCGATTGTTGAAGCAATGGCTGCGTTGGTGCTGGCGGATATGTACCTGCGCAACAAGGCTGCTCAGGTTTAG
- a CDS encoding FAD:protein FMN transferase, protein MHKLLAVYQFLGRLWIHKRLFYGLMGLLLTSGVSAQMRFSFHRGLMGTQFNLIVYAPDSVVAQQVNAAVSARMDSLNQIMSDYLDGSEINRLSATAGSGKWVPVSTDLFHVLQKAQTIARLSNGRFDPTIGPLSLLWRRAVRRKEFPSAKERRRARQAVGYRFIELDSLHRSVRLLKPGMRLDVGGIGQGFAVDEALKTVHALGVQATLLDIGGDILVGAAPPKSNGWRVEISSGKVNDQDTITILLHDAAITTSGDTYRFLEHKGRRYSHIMNPRSGLGLRHFVRATVLAPTGYQADALTKVFSVAGLRKSKKLLKRFPGVDVLMVENKNGRLHVWQSAGFQQLEISRLRKR, encoded by the coding sequence ATGCATAAGTTGCTTGCAGTATACCAATTTTTAGGCCGTTTGTGGATTCACAAACGGCTTTTTTACGGGTTAATGGGCTTGCTTCTAACTAGCGGTGTATCGGCGCAAATGCGCTTCAGTTTCCATCGGGGACTCATGGGCACGCAGTTCAATCTCATTGTTTACGCCCCCGACAGTGTTGTTGCTCAACAGGTAAACGCTGCGGTTTCGGCTCGGATGGATTCGCTGAATCAAATTATGAGCGATTACCTCGATGGCTCCGAAATCAATCGACTGTCGGCAACGGCCGGGTCGGGAAAATGGGTGCCTGTATCGACAGACCTGTTTCATGTGTTACAAAAAGCGCAGACCATAGCCCGGTTGTCGAACGGCCGATTCGATCCGACCATCGGGCCTTTATCGCTACTATGGCGGAGGGCCGTACGGCGGAAGGAGTTTCCATCGGCCAAAGAACGTCGACGGGCCAGGCAGGCGGTTGGCTATCGATTCATAGAACTCGATAGCCTTCATCGTTCGGTTCGATTGCTAAAGCCAGGTATGCGGCTGGATGTTGGTGGGATAGGCCAAGGTTTTGCCGTCGATGAAGCCTTAAAAACAGTACACGCTTTAGGTGTTCAAGCCACTTTACTCGACATTGGCGGGGATATTCTCGTTGGGGCAGCGCCCCCCAAATCGAACGGGTGGCGGGTGGAAATTAGCTCAGGAAAAGTAAACGATCAGGATACGATAACCATACTGCTTCATGATGCCGCCATTACAACATCGGGTGATACGTATCGATTCCTGGAACATAAGGGCCGACGGTATTCCCACATTATGAATCCCCGATCAGGACTTGGCTTGCGGCATTTCGTCCGGGCAACGGTACTGGCACCTACGGGCTATCAGGCCGATGCACTTACTAAAGTATTTAGTGTAGCTGGCTTACGAAAATCTAAGAAATTACTGAAGCGATTTCCAGGCGTAGACGTATTGATGGTGGAAAATAAAAACGGCCGACTGCACGTATGGCAATCGGCCGGGTTCCAGCAACTGGAGATTTCCAGGTTAAGAAAACGCTAA
- a CDS encoding Gfo/Idh/MocA family protein → MANESNQDRREFLKASGLLTGGAILGSLPFSAKASGHPGYHFSVNDTIKVALIGCGGRGTGAAQQALSTKQNVQIVAMADAFRDRLDESYQNISNFLTAKNIKSPDGSPKLNVPEDHKFVGFDAYKQAIALADVVILATPPGFRPSHFEEAVRQSKQIFMEKPVATDAPGVRRVLAAAEEAKKKKLNVVVGLQRHYQPSYREMIKRIHDGAIGDIIGGQVYWVSGGVWHKPRKPNQTEMDYQMRNWYYFNWLCGDHINEQHIHNIDVANWVKKGYPVSCQGTGGRQVRNGKDDGEIFDHHIIDFTYADGSTINSQCRHYEGTYSRVDELFLGTKGKIEGMEKKTSSLVGYNGQPIYTYNAKTDISPYQIEHDELFDAIAKGQYKFADAEHGAKSTMTAIMGRMASYSGKTVKWDEALNSQIDLFPTTLAWDAMPKSLPDKDGYYQIAVPGKTIAV, encoded by the coding sequence ATGGCAAACGAATCCAATCAGGACCGCCGGGAGTTTTTAAAAGCTTCGGGCCTGCTTACCGGAGGAGCTATTCTGGGTAGCCTTCCTTTCAGTGCAAAAGCAAGTGGGCATCCAGGATATCACTTCTCGGTCAACGACACCATCAAAGTAGCGCTTATCGGTTGCGGTGGACGCGGCACCGGAGCAGCCCAGCAGGCACTGAGCACCAAACAAAATGTGCAGATCGTAGCCATGGCTGATGCGTTCCGCGATCGTCTGGACGAATCGTATCAGAACATCAGCAATTTCCTGACGGCCAAAAATATTAAGTCGCCCGATGGGTCACCCAAACTCAACGTCCCTGAAGATCATAAATTTGTCGGTTTCGACGCTTACAAGCAGGCAATAGCGCTGGCCGATGTGGTTATTCTGGCTACCCCGCCGGGTTTCCGGCCCAGCCATTTCGAAGAAGCCGTTCGCCAGAGCAAGCAAATCTTCATGGAAAAACCAGTGGCTACCGATGCGCCGGGTGTTCGTCGGGTGCTGGCAGCCGCCGAAGAAGCGAAGAAGAAAAAACTGAACGTTGTGGTGGGTTTACAGCGTCACTATCAGCCCAGCTACCGTGAAATGATTAAGCGCATCCACGATGGAGCCATTGGCGATATCATCGGCGGACAGGTATATTGGGTAAGTGGAGGAGTGTGGCACAAACCCCGCAAACCGAATCAGACCGAAATGGATTACCAGATGCGCAACTGGTATTATTTCAACTGGCTGTGTGGCGACCATATCAACGAGCAACACATCCACAACATCGATGTAGCCAACTGGGTGAAAAAAGGCTATCCGGTTTCCTGCCAGGGTACGGGCGGCCGTCAGGTACGAAATGGAAAAGATGACGGTGAGATTTTCGACCACCACATCATCGATTTTACTTACGCCGACGGAAGCACCATCAACAGCCAGTGTCGCCACTACGAAGGTACCTACAGCCGAGTCGATGAGTTGTTCCTTGGCACAAAAGGTAAAATTGAAGGGATGGAAAAGAAAACCAGTAGCTTAGTCGGTTACAATGGTCAGCCGATTTACACCTACAACGCCAAAACAGACATAAGCCCGTACCAGATTGAGCACGACGAACTTTTTGATGCTATTGCCAAAGGTCAGTACAAATTTGCTGATGCCGAGCATGGTGCCAAAAGTACAATGACCGCCATTATGGGCCGTATGGCATCATACTCGGGCAAAACCGTAAAATGGGATGAAGCCCTGAACTCGCAAATCGACCTGTTCCCAACCACCCTGGCTTGGGATGCAATGCCTAAGAGCCTACCTGATAAAGACGGCTACTACCAGATTGCAGTACCCGGCAAAACCATTGCTGTATAA